The proteins below come from a single Candidatus Flexicrinis affinis genomic window:
- a CDS encoding sensor histidine kinase encodes MPTSRTPELQPVLDGMIQGVLIFAPDGKLVSENRSARAVLAADLVVIRESGFGAASFLLNQQLPDDALKLEDARQQALNGGKPVRMRAIRAGETQPVVVSVIEGPDGLLYTMLVFETTDWAPLNEALGNFGQELANSVESARGHADLIQQVIDRLKPEDDAATLARRITGFNRIIHTHMIRADRLLIMLERLTAVRTGTLRDQIRARRKRVDLSLLIEDLLEEINNVAIVDPDTDYGDVRSRIRVSVAEDLRAECSPVHLTRILQDILANAIMYSMSETAIQLVAQRKLAAVQIDVIDDGIGIRESEQDRVFAPFRRARQPQVISEFGYGLSLYLCKQEVEAMNGRIWFDSVENAGTTFSIVLPAAGSSSAKSEA; translated from the coding sequence ATGCCGACCAGCCGAACCCCTGAGCTGCAGCCCGTCCTCGATGGGATGATTCAGGGCGTGCTGATCTTTGCGCCGGATGGCAAATTGGTCAGCGAGAACCGCAGCGCGCGCGCCGTGCTGGCGGCCGATCTGGTGGTGATCCGCGAGAGCGGCTTCGGGGCTGCCTCATTCCTGCTCAATCAACAACTCCCCGACGATGCGCTCAAGCTGGAAGACGCGCGGCAGCAGGCGCTGAACGGCGGCAAGCCGGTGCGTATGCGCGCCATCCGCGCCGGGGAGACCCAACCCGTCGTCGTGTCGGTCATCGAAGGGCCGGACGGCCTGCTGTACACGATGCTGGTCTTCGAGACGACCGATTGGGCGCCGTTGAACGAGGCGCTCGGCAACTTCGGGCAAGAGCTGGCGAACTCGGTCGAGTCGGCCCGCGGTCACGCCGACCTGATCCAGCAGGTGATCGACCGGCTCAAACCGGAAGACGACGCGGCCACGCTGGCACGTCGGATCACCGGGTTCAACCGCATTATTCACACGCACATGATCCGCGCCGACCGGCTGCTAATCATGTTGGAACGGCTCACGGCGGTGCGTACCGGAACGCTGCGCGACCAGATCCGAGCGCGGCGCAAGCGCGTCGACCTGTCCCTTTTAATTGAGGATTTACTGGAAGAAATCAACAACGTTGCGATCGTCGACCCGGACACGGATTACGGGGACGTGCGCAGCCGCATTCGCGTGTCGGTCGCCGAAGACCTGCGTGCAGAATGCTCGCCGGTGCACCTTACACGTATCTTGCAGGACATTTTGGCCAACGCTATCATGTACAGCATGTCCGAGACCGCCATTCAACTCGTGGCGCAGCGCAAACTTGCCGCCGTGCAGATCGATGTGATCGACGACGGGATCGGCATTCGCGAGAGCGAACAAGACCGCGTCTTCGCGCCGTTCCGGCGTGCGCGCCAGCCGCAGGTCATCAGCGAATTCGGCTACGGCCTGAGTTTGTATTTGTGCAAGCAGGAGGTAGAGGCGATGAACGGCCGCATCTGGTTCGACAGCGTCGAAAACGCAGGCACGACCTTCAGCATCGTGCTGCCTGCTGCCGGTTCTAGTTCGGCCAAATCCGAGGCTTAA